The following nucleotide sequence is from Pseudobutyrivibrio ruminis HUN009.
CAACATACCATCCTGTTGTAACAATACCTGTTGCTTCATCTGTGTGATATTTAATACCTGCAACATCTACCCAACCAAACTGCTTACGGTAGTTGTTGAAGAAGTAAACATTTCCTGCACCTAAATCAAGAAGACCTACTGCTGGGATGAAAGCTGTGTAGTCTTTCTGTGCTACGTTCATATCTACACGGCCATTGATACCTGCAACTGCTCCACTTGAAGAATACTGCCAGATAGCCCATCCAGCGATATCATTGTGATCTGAATACTGAGCAATCCACTTGTCATAAGCAAGCGCTGATGTAAAGTGTGCTTTGTAGAAGTTTGTGTATGTGTAAAGCATTGGTGTGTAACCAGCCTGAGCGATTACACTACAAAATGCATTTGCCATTGCTGTACATGTATTAGCATCAATACCCTTCTGGATTCCATCCTCGAAATCGAATGCTACTGGGAAGTTGATGTTGTATGGCTCAATCCACTGAAGAACAAGATTTGCCTCCTGGATGGCTGCCTCAACTGTTGTTGCGTATGAATAAATATATACACCTGTACGAATACCTACAGCCTGTGCTCCTGCTACGTTAGCTGCGAAGTAAGGATCAATACCACTCTTTGTGCTACCTACCTTAATGAATGTATATGTAACTCCTGACTGAGCAACTGCAGCCCAGTTAATTGCCCCCTGATACTTTGAAACATCGATACCCTGTGCACCAGCTGCATTTGCAGTGATTGGTGTGGATAATGTCATCACTACAGCAAGCATCAACGCTGCAAGTGACTTAAACACTTTTGAAGCTTTAAATTTTCTCACTTCATTGACCTCCTAAATAAAACTAGTAATATAATATCATAATAATTTGTATTATTTAACTGATAAATACAAATAATTTACATTTGATGACGTACCACCTTGTACTCATCTCCGTTAACAAAGTATGGGCATTCACTGTAATGACCTGTTACCAGCCTAACATAATCATCCTCGTCCATATCCATTTCGCAATAATATTGCTCATCCTCTTCGTCCCATACGAAATTGTTACAATATTCGCAGGCAGTACTACCAGATTTTTTTACCTTACTATTACCAGCCATCTAATAAAACCTCCTACTAGAACAGCCACAAGAATTGTACCAAGCATTATTGCATACATGTATTCCTGATGTTTCTTGCCCCAGGCTGAATTCATTACAGCCATATATAGCCCAAGGCCAACAAGAATAGCTACAACATTTATCAACATATTAACTGTTTCCATTAAGCTGTTACTCCTATAAATGCGCCAAGACCAAGTGTACATAAAACACCGATGATGATTCCGGCTAAAGCCACACCGCAGATTACTGCAAGGATTGAAGACTTAAAGTCCATATCAAGAATTGATGCTGCAAGTGTACCTGTCCATGCACCTGTTCCTGGAAGTGGAATACCAACAAACAATAACAATGCTACGAAAAGTCCTCTACCTGCTTTTTCCTGAAGCTTCTTGCCACCCTTTTCACCTTTTTCAAGGCAGAATGTAAAGAAACCACCGATAACAGGCTTATCTTTACCCCACTCAAGTACCTTTCTGGCAAAAAAGTAAATGATAGGTACTGGAATCATATTTCCAATTGCAATAAGGATGTAGGCTAAAAGCAAATTGAAGCTTGGATCTGCAGCCTTGAATCCATAGGCAAATGGAATAGCTCCTCTTAGCTCAATCAGTGGAACCATTGAAACAAAAAATACTGTTAAATACTTGATCATTAAATCTAAACTCCTTTTAAAATCTTTTTTAATTCATCTATAAATACTTGCATCTCCTCATCTGTTCCAATAGAAATACGCAAGTAATTTGATATACGCTGTGGCTTTGAGAAGTAGCGCACATAAATGCCACGCTTTTTAAGCTCTTCAAAAATGAATGAAGCCTCCATAGATTCATGTTTGGCAAAAATGAAATTGCTCTTTGAATCTGGGACTGTAAAGCCAAGCTCTTTTAACTGAGCCTTTGTCCACTCTCTTGTGGAAATAACAGCTTCAAGCTTTTCTTTAAAGTAAGTATCGTCCTCTATAGAAGCAACACCTGCCTGTAGCGTGATTGTGTCCATTGTGTATGAATTAAATGAGAACTTACAATCTGATAGATATTTGATAAGTTCTTTTGAACCAATAGCATAACCAATACGGTTACCGGCCATAGCTCTTGATTTAGAAAATGTACGAACTACCAAAACATTATCGTATTTGCGAACTAAATCTATGGCAGACTCAGAGCCAAAATCTACATAGGCCTCATCAATAATCACAACACACTCAGGATGTGCCTTAATAATCTCCTCAAAAAAGGAAACAGGCTCAGCTATTCCTGTAGGTGCATTTGGATTTGGAATAACTATTCCTCCGCAACACTTGTCATAATCGCTTTTTATAATTTTAAAATCCTCATCAAGAGCTTTTGTCTCAAATGGAATTCTAAAAAGTGATGCCCACACATCATAAAATGAATAGGTAATGTCTGGGAAAAAGATTGGTTTGTCTGAATTAAAAAATGTAAGGAAGCTCATAGCAAGAACGTCATCTGAGCCTACTCCCACAAAAATATTTTCTTCATCAAACCCATGATATTTAGCCAATGCCGAAATCAACGATTGGCACCCTGGATCAGGGTATTTTCTAAGAGAATCCAATTCTATATTAGAAATAGCTTTACCCACCAAAGGACTTGGTGGGTATGGATTTTCATTAGTGTTTAACTTTATTACCTTAGTTTTAGGCTGCTCGCCTGGAGTATAAGGTACTACTTCTCTAACATTACTCTTCCAATTAGCCATATTTTGCCTCGCTATCGTGCACTATTGAACAACGCCTGTATCTGTACCGCCAGCCTGAGCTGCTGCAGCCGCTTCTGCGGCAGCCTGTAACTTCAATGTCTGAAGTGTTAGCTCTGCGTTAACAAGATCCTGATAATTTAAAACCTGTGCCTTCTGCTCTTCTGTTAAAGCTTCGTACTGTGCTCTAGCTTCAGCAATCTGAGGTTCAGACTCAAGTGTAACTGTCTCAATTTCTGCGATAAGCTCTGAAACCTTAACCTGTGGATTCTGGATAAGGTAGTTTTCTTCTTCTGTGTCACCAGTATAGAAAACAATAACAGGCCAACCAGCTTCTACAATATTGTAGATTTGCTCTGCAGCGGAAAGAGGAAGGTTTACGCATCCGTGGCTTCCGCCTGTTTTATAAATGGTGCCACCAAAGCTTGAGCGCCATGTAGCGTCATGAAGACCTTCGCCCATGTTGAATGGCATCCAGTAATTAACATGTGATTCGTAATTGTCACCCTTAAGTGTGGCATCTGTCTGCTTGTAAGCAATTGGGTATACACCTGTGTGCGTACCGTGGTTTGCTGAAATCTTACCTGATACACAATCTGAATCAAATACCATTTCGCCATCCTTATAAACATACACGTGCTGTTCTGTAAGGTTAACTTCTACGTATGAGTTGCCATAATCGTGTTCGCCATGGCTTGTTCCGTAGTAAAGATAAGTGAAGTCGCGAGTAACATCCTCGCCCCCTTCTAAATCAGCAATGATTGCATCGATTTCGCCATCATATGCTATTCTCCAACCGAATGAACCTGCTGGAACTTCTATTGTCTCACCTGAAGTGGTGGTGAATTCCTTTTTCTTGCCATAAGTGTTGTACTTATCTCCCATTGAGTTTACATACTCGCCTATAGCATCTCTGTCGAAGGAAACATTAAAGCTATCATCCCATGTGAACCATGTAGCCTTTGTGTCGGCTGGAATATCTTCTGTGTAACCCTCGCCTAAATCATAATGGATATCTGTATCCATGTAGTTATTTAAAACATCAACTGCCTTTTGAATATTAGCATCAGATGCTAAAACACTAGGCTTTTCATAGCATGTGCCATCTGCAAGATTAATCTCAGTTTGAAGATTCTCAACTGCATAGATGATTGCTTCCTCTACGCCCTCTTCTGTGATTTTATCTCCGTATACTTCATCAACAATCACAAACTTCTCGCCATCGAACTGAATGGTAGCGTCCTGTGATTCTGTTGTAGATGATTGGTTGCTAAAATCAAGGCTGCTTGCTACTGCTGTAACTTTGGCAGAATCATATGCGTTGCCTGTAGCTGTATAGAATTCAGCTGGTGCAAACAAACGAAGTACCCAGTTGAAACCAGTTTGAGAATCGAGAAGTGCCTGAACCTCTGATTCATCATAATTAACTCCTACTCCTAATTCGCTTGAGCTTACTTCGTTAATTACATTTCCATCTGCGTCAATAAATGAAATAGTGTATTTGTCTGCACTATTGATAATTTTATCGTATGTGCTTTGCGCTGTTCTGAATGAAGCACCAACGCCATTGACCTTGCTTCTGATATAGAAGTGATTTCTAAAGAACAAGCTTCCTGCCAAATATATTATTAATATAATACCAAGAATTATTCCAATCCTAAGCCTTTTTGCTCGGTAATAGCTTGGTGGATAAATCTTTTTGCGACCCTTTGCTTTCATTGTGCATAATCCTCTATAAAATGATAATAAATCTCCGTGTGTAAGTTTACAGGAAATCAGCAAATAAAAACAACTAAACTTTTATCTAATAGGGCGCAATTATTTGACTAATTCCTCCTAAAGCTCTTAAGCTCGTCAATTGTAAACTCATATGCCTCATTACAGAACTGACATTTAACCTCTACCGGTTTTCCATCTGCAATGATTTCATCCATATCTTCTTTACCAAGTGATGCAAGGCTTTTTATAACTCTATCCCTTGAACAATCGCACTTGTAAGCTGCTGGATATGTTTCCTTGATTTCTACTTCT
It contains:
- a CDS encoding glycoside hydrolase family 25 protein, whose translation is MRKFKASKVFKSLAALMLAVVMTLSTPITANAAGAQGIDVSKYQGAINWAAVAQSGVTYTFIKVGSTKSGIDPYFAANVAGAQAVGIRTGVYIYSYATTVEAAIQEANLVLQWIEPYNINFPVAFDFEDGIQKGIDANTCTAMANAFCSVIAQAGYTPMLYTYTNFYKAHFTSALAYDKWIAQYSDHNDIAGWAIWQYSSSGAVAGINGRVDMNVAQKDYTAFIPAVGLLDLGAGNVYFFNNYRKQFGWVDVAGIKYHTDEATGIVTTGWYV
- a CDS encoding DUF6472 family protein; the protein is MAGNSKVKKSGSTACEYCNNFVWDEEDEQYYCEMDMDEDDYVRLVTGHYSECPYFVNGDEYKVVRHQM
- a CDS encoding COG2426 family protein, with product MIKYLTVFFVSMVPLIELRGAIPFAYGFKAADPSFNLLLAYILIAIGNMIPVPIIYFFARKVLEWGKDKPVIGGFFTFCLEKGEKGGKKLQEKAGRGLFVALLLFVGIPLPGTGAWTGTLAASILDMDFKSSILAVICGVALAGIIIGVLCTLGLGAFIGVTA
- the hisC gene encoding histidinol-phosphate transaminase, whose protein sequence is MANWKSNVREVVPYTPGEQPKTKVIKLNTNENPYPPSPLVGKAISNIELDSLRKYPDPGCQSLISALAKYHGFDEENIFVGVGSDDVLAMSFLTFFNSDKPIFFPDITYSFYDVWASLFRIPFETKALDEDFKIIKSDYDKCCGGIVIPNPNAPTGIAEPVSFFEEIIKAHPECVVIIDEAYVDFGSESAIDLVRKYDNVLVVRTFSKSRAMAGNRIGYAIGSKELIKYLSDCKFSFNSYTMDTITLQAGVASIEDDTYFKEKLEAVISTREWTKAQLKELGFTVPDSKSNFIFAKHESMEASFIFEELKKRGIYVRYFSKPQRISNYLRISIGTDEEMQVFIDELKKILKGV
- a CDS encoding L,D-transpeptidase family protein, producing MKAKGRKKIYPPSYYRAKRLRIGIILGIILIIYLAGSLFFRNHFYIRSKVNGVGASFRTAQSTYDKIINSADKYTISFIDADGNVINEVSSSELGVGVNYDESEVQALLDSQTGFNWVLRLFAPAEFYTATGNAYDSAKVTAVASSLDFSNQSSTTESQDATIQFDGEKFVIVDEVYGDKITEEGVEEAIIYAVENLQTEINLADGTCYEKPSVLASDANIQKAVDVLNNYMDTDIHYDLGEGYTEDIPADTKATWFTWDDSFNVSFDRDAIGEYVNSMGDKYNTYGKKKEFTTTSGETIEVPAGSFGWRIAYDGEIDAIIADLEGGEDVTRDFTYLYYGTSHGEHDYGNSYVEVNLTEQHVYVYKDGEMVFDSDCVSGKISANHGTHTGVYPIAYKQTDATLKGDNYESHVNYWMPFNMGEGLHDATWRSSFGGTIYKTGGSHGCVNLPLSAAEQIYNIVEAGWPVIVFYTGDTEEENYLIQNPQVKVSELIAEIETVTLESEPQIAEARAQYEALTEEQKAQVLNYQDLVNAELTLQTLKLQAAAEAAAAAQAGGTDTGVVQ